A single genomic interval of Acidobacteriota bacterium harbors:
- the glgA gene encoding glycogen synthase GlgA has product MAAKRRILLVSSEVAPFARTGGLGDVLGALPQALARLGHEVKVCLPRYGTMDPGTRQLRPLDWTTTISFEGRQVRAGAESYRDARTGPEYFFIRDDHYFNRSELYRNPRTGKDYADNDERFAYFNRATLELVRHLEFRPDIIHVHDWQAALIPAYLKTVYARDPILGGVRTVLTVHNLGYQGTFASERFPLLGLPEEYNYAVTGPFEFFGKLNFLKAGIVLADAVTTVSPRYAAEIRSSAEFGRGLEGVLKERSEVLHGILNGVDLTIWSPSRDKKIPHRYGISNLSGKRMTRVELLGRAQLPVRDRTPLIGMISRLADQKGWDLIADTAERLFAMDLQMIVLGTGDEKYHRLLAKLEQKYPDKLKAYLRFDDTLAHWIEAGADMFLMPSRYEPCGLNQMYSLRYGTVPVVRAVGGLADTVADYDPKTGEGTGFVFRDYSAEAFLEAVRRALTLFTGRRVWMKLMKAGMRQDFSWQRSAVKYAELFEEVISRGPANRAVP; this is encoded by the coding sequence ATGGCGGCTAAACGCAGGATCCTTCTTGTCTCGTCGGAAGTCGCGCCGTTCGCGCGAACCGGCGGGCTGGGTGACGTGCTCGGGGCGCTGCCCCAGGCGCTTGCCAGACTGGGCCACGAGGTCAAAGTCTGCCTGCCGCGGTACGGCACGATGGATCCCGGCACGCGGCAGCTCCGGCCGCTTGACTGGACAACCACGATTTCCTTCGAGGGACGCCAGGTCAGGGCAGGCGCCGAGAGCTATCGCGATGCCCGGACCGGTCCGGAATACTTCTTCATCCGCGACGATCACTACTTCAACCGATCGGAACTCTACCGTAATCCTCGGACGGGCAAGGACTACGCCGACAACGACGAACGGTTTGCGTACTTCAACCGAGCCACGCTCGAACTGGTCAGACATCTGGAATTCAGACCGGATATCATTCACGTGCATGACTGGCAGGCGGCCCTGATACCTGCTTATCTGAAGACAGTCTATGCCCGTGACCCGATCCTCGGCGGCGTACGGACCGTACTCACCGTTCATAACCTCGGTTACCAGGGGACGTTTGCCAGCGAGCGGTTCCCGTTGCTGGGTTTGCCTGAGGAGTACAACTATGCGGTCACCGGCCCGTTCGAGTTCTTCGGCAAACTGAACTTTCTCAAGGCCGGTATCGTGCTTGCGGATGCCGTCACCACGGTGTCACCGCGCTACGCGGCGGAGATCCGGTCCTCGGCGGAGTTCGGTCGGGGTCTCGAGGGTGTGCTGAAGGAGCGGAGTGAAGTCCTTCACGGCATACTCAACGGCGTCGACTTGACTATCTGGTCACCGTCACGCGACAAGAAGATCCCGCACCGGTACGGTATCAGCAACCTCTCCGGCAAGCGTATGACCAGGGTGGAGTTGCTGGGCAGGGCGCAGCTTCCCGTGCGGGACAGGACGCCGTTGATCGGTATGATTTCCCGCCTGGCGGACCAGAAGGGATGGGACCTGATAGCCGATACCGCCGAGCGGCTTTTTGCCATGGATTTACAGATGATCGTGCTCGGAACCGGGGATGAGAAATACCACCGGCTGCTCGCAAAGCTGGAGCAGAAGTACCCGGACAAGCTGAAGGCGTATCTGAGGTTCGATGATACCCTGGCCCACTGGATAGAGGCCGGGGCTGATATGTTCCTGATGCCGTCACGCTACGAACCCTGCGGGCTTAACCAGATGTACTCCCTGCGCTACGGGACGGTGCCGGTGGTCCGCGCCGTCGGCGGTCTGGCCGATACGGTGGCGGACTATGACCCGAAAACGGGCGAGGGAACCGGGTTCGTGTTCCGGGACTACAGTGCGGAGGCGTTTTTGGAGGCGGTCCGGCGTGCCCTTACGCTGTTCACCGGTCGCCGCGTCTGGATGAAGCTCATGAAGGCCGGCATGCGCCAGGATTTCTCATGGCAGCGCTCGGCCGTAAAATACGCCGAGCTTTTTGAAGAGGTGATCAGTCGGGGACCGGCAAACAGGGCGGTGCCTTGA
- a CDS encoding FG-GAP-like repeat-containing protein: MFQKGLAVVTATVLFCLLTSPTSAVTPPVKGVQFPQHVIEAQKVISETYGVSSIATRLREIKREKELAAETDAVYRPATVTFNIPVVMGSYSNNAHIFTAGQFWEQLFGFNPTGSMADYFDEVSYGEFNVTGTVYGPFTAAQTQAYYVQDDNGFGVDFPTNASGFIYSILGVGDPTIDFSQYDNDGPDGIPNSGDDDGFVDALIVIFPDGDAAAGDNDNLWAHKWNLQYGAGAPYTTNDARYGGGNIEIDLYTIQGGEKGAGTLNQIRPIGTFCHEFGHVLGLPDLYDSDNSSYGVGTYCLMGSGNWGVDWSVDTEHHPTHPSAWCKVDMGWVIPKTVIHTWVRDIPPVETDPMVYRLWEDAYQGTRYFLLENRTQTGFDVDFAGEGVLIWHVNEDVCYDNSVDNFRLVDLEEADGLDQIDHKTSYMDAGDFYPGSTNNTEFSDVTYPSAKDVFGEFTAAVATNFAYGAGSDVSVTLTQRSLYGYTLAYHHHSNMRSWGSASPQVMYGAVRFTSFTDGLVTSVQLGAHEGTPVGYSVRIFDDIVSGSPSGLNSTTTGTFPNYPNDRYHEITLSSPLTVTTGQTFLVDGAWGPDDYAIPYTYREPVSGQSFFSGDGSSYSNWTDKDVLVRARVQFASGMAPEILTVTPAQNELNVVPYTNIWVRFNADMDESTFTNSTFVVHGDQTGLHPGTFGYNSLTHTVTFNPSVDFADGEEVSVVLTTGIESAVGMPLDSSYAWSFRVAVVDGFATFVTDSAYSLGPHMAVVPQHVAAADLDGDGDMDLATCNATDTVSVLLNDGTGTFGPHANYYAGQDPTGITVADLDADGDLDIAVPRQRDSVSVLLNNSDGTFAPVASYPTAAWGVCIAHGDIDGDGDIDLVTGDHSTDEVRVSLNNGDGTFAFGYPVQVGLRPDGVTVADLDNDGNLDIATANTDDNDVTVQWNWGGGLFSYPMDYPVDDRPVAVTTGDFNADGLADLAVACLWSWTVSVLINQGDSMFAVHVDYPVSEMPWSVTAADVDGDGDLDLTASCPNTEDISVLLNNGDGTFAPYVAYPVQSEGPMCVDPADLDGDGDMDLAVACQMSSDIVVMFNQYAAVPHVVSATPAQNALNIGLDSSITIRFDMDMDWLDMSDANITLNGSCSGPHEWSRSFYQPDLTVTLDPVIDFDHGEQVTVVVTRKVHSSLGIPLADAYAWTFTAVVDSSDGMFDLDSTYAITGYEIGCVYAADFNGDTYPDLAVTHRSYRYAVVALNNGDGTYGPPVAYDVGKNPYSVIAADFDGDGDIDVATAEDGGTGVSVLKNNGDGTFGSLQIYPVGAWKLCAADLDGDGDHDIAAAGPWDSLSVLFNDGTGAFAYTRTFPISPAGTYPWAVCSADLDNDGDFDLAASTTNGWFVALLNAGDGTFSQHDANWMGDDPDHIIAADLDGDGDQDLATAHMTTDGAVVVRANNGDGTFGALYTYPVGPNVFSLVAGDLNGDGHLDLAATPFGAAAASVLLNNGDGTFAEPSAYTCGDDAWFLCAADVDNDGAVDLVTVSDSKFAVLINRCCMGLTGNVDGSEAEDPDIGDLTALIDYLFISQQEPDCPEEGNIDGDANGTVDIGDLTALIRYLFIDATAIPAPCQ; this comes from the coding sequence ATGTTTCAAAAGGGCCTCGCGGTAGTAACCGCGACAGTGCTGTTCTGCTTGCTGACGTCGCCGACATCGGCCGTAACACCGCCGGTCAAGGGAGTCCAATTCCCTCAGCACGTCATTGAAGCCCAGAAAGTGATTTCAGAGACGTATGGTGTGTCCAGCATCGCGACCCGCCTGCGCGAGATCAAACGGGAAAAGGAGCTGGCCGCAGAAACCGACGCCGTGTATCGCCCGGCGACGGTGACGTTTAACATTCCGGTCGTGATGGGGTCGTACTCCAACAACGCCCATATTTTCACGGCCGGACAGTTTTGGGAGCAACTGTTCGGCTTCAATCCGACCGGGAGTATGGCCGACTACTTCGATGAAGTTTCGTACGGTGAGTTCAACGTGACGGGTACCGTCTACGGGCCATTCACGGCAGCCCAGACACAGGCGTATTACGTGCAGGACGATAACGGCTTCGGCGTCGATTTTCCCACCAATGCCTCCGGGTTCATTTACAGCATCCTGGGCGTCGGCGACCCTACCATTGATTTCTCCCAGTATGATAACGACGGTCCCGACGGCATACCCAACTCCGGCGACGACGACGGCTTTGTGGACGCGCTGATTGTGATCTTCCCCGACGGCGACGCCGCGGCCGGTGACAACGACAACCTGTGGGCACACAAGTGGAATCTTCAATATGGAGCGGGGGCTCCCTATACGACCAACGACGCGCGCTACGGCGGCGGCAATATCGAAATCGATCTCTACACTATCCAGGGAGGGGAGAAGGGTGCCGGGACGCTCAACCAGATCCGGCCGATCGGCACTTTTTGCCACGAGTTCGGCCACGTGCTGGGATTGCCGGACCTGTACGACTCTGACAACAGTTCGTACGGCGTGGGCACGTACTGCCTGATGGGTTCCGGAAACTGGGGGGTAGACTGGAGTGTGGACACCGAGCACCACCCCACGCACCCGAGCGCCTGGTGCAAGGTCGACATGGGCTGGGTCATACCCAAGACCGTCATCCACACCTGGGTGCGGGATATTCCGCCCGTCGAGACCGACCCCATGGTCTACCGGCTTTGGGAGGACGCTTACCAGGGTACGCGGTACTTCCTGCTGGAAAACCGTACCCAAACCGGTTTTGACGTGGACTTTGCCGGCGAAGGTGTGCTGATCTGGCACGTTAACGAGGACGTCTGCTACGACAACTCGGTAGACAACTTCCGGCTGGTCGACCTCGAGGAAGCCGACGGCCTTGACCAGATCGACCACAAGACCAGCTACATGGACGCGGGCGACTTCTACCCGGGCTCAACCAACAACACCGAGTTCTCCGACGTTACCTACCCCAGCGCCAAGGACGTCTTCGGCGAGTTTACCGCCGCCGTGGCGACGAACTTCGCCTACGGTGCCGGGTCCGACGTGTCGGTTACGCTGACCCAGCGCAGCCTGTACGGGTATACGCTGGCCTATCACCACCACAGCAATATGCGAAGCTGGGGGTCCGCCAGCCCGCAGGTCATGTACGGCGCGGTGCGTTTTACGTCATTCACGGACGGTCTGGTGACGTCGGTGCAACTCGGGGCGCATGAAGGCACGCCGGTCGGATACAGCGTGCGGATTTTCGACGACATAGTGTCGGGTTCACCGAGCGGCCTGAACTCGACGACGACGGGCACGTTCCCCAACTATCCGAACGACCGGTATCATGAAATCACGCTGTCGTCACCGCTGACCGTTACGACGGGTCAGACCTTCCTGGTTGACGGCGCCTGGGGACCGGACGATTACGCCATACCGTATACTTACCGCGAGCCGGTGTCCGGTCAGTCGTTCTTCTCTGGCGACGGCTCGAGTTACTCCAACTGGACGGACAAGGATGTGCTCGTTCGTGCCCGCGTTCAGTTTGCCAGCGGCATGGCGCCTGAGATCCTGACGGTTACCCCGGCGCAAAACGAACTGAACGTCGTACCTTACACCAACATCTGGGTCAGGTTCAACGCCGACATGGACGAATCCACTTTCACCAACTCGACCTTCGTGGTGCACGGCGATCAGACCGGTCTGCATCCGGGCACGTTTGGCTATAACTCCCTGACCCATACGGTCACCTTCAATCCCTCGGTCGATTTTGCCGACGGCGAAGAGGTGTCGGTCGTGCTGACCACCGGTATCGAGTCGGCCGTGGGGATGCCGCTGGACAGCAGTTACGCCTGGTCATTCAGGGTTGCGGTGGTGGACGGCTTTGCCACTTTTGTCACGGATTCGGCGTACTCGCTCGGTCCGCACATGGCCGTCGTCCCGCAGCACGTCGCGGCGGCGGACCTCGACGGTGACGGCGACATGGACCTCGCGACGTGCAACGCAACGGACACGGTTTCGGTGCTGTTAAACGACGGGACGGGGACTTTCGGGCCGCACGCGAATTACTACGCCGGCCAGGACCCAACCGGGATCACGGTGGCTGACCTGGACGCCGACGGGGACCTCGACATAGCCGTCCCCCGGCAAAGGGACAGCGTGTCGGTGCTGCTGAACAACAGTGACGGCACCTTTGCGCCGGTCGCTTCCTACCCGACGGCCGCATGGGGCGTCTGTATCGCCCATGGTGATATCGACGGGGACGGAGATATAGACCTCGTGACGGGAGACCACAGTACAGATGAGGTTCGAGTCTCGCTGAACAACGGTGACGGCACGTTCGCCTTCGGCTACCCGGTGCAGGTGGGTCTGCGTCCGGACGGCGTGACGGTGGCCGACCTGGACAACGACGGTAATCTGGATATCGCCACGGCCAATACTGATGACAACGACGTCACTGTCCAGTGGAACTGGGGCGGTGGGCTGTTCAGCTACCCCATGGACTACCCGGTCGATGACCGACCGGTGGCCGTCACGACCGGTGATTTCAACGCCGACGGTCTGGCTGACCTCGCCGTTGCCTGCCTGTGGTCCTGGACCGTCTCGGTGCTGATAAACCAGGGCGACAGCATGTTCGCGGTGCACGTGGATTACCCGGTCAGCGAAATGCCGTGGTCAGTGACCGCGGCCGACGTTGACGGTGACGGAGACCTCGACCTCACCGCCTCCTGCCCGAATACGGAAGATATATCCGTACTTCTCAATAACGGAGACGGTACTTTTGCACCCTATGTGGCCTATCCGGTTCAGTCAGAGGGGCCGATGTGCGTAGATCCCGCCGATCTCGACGGCGACGGGGACATGGACCTGGCGGTGGCCTGCCAAATGTCGAGTGACATCGTAGTCATGTTCAACCAGTACGCGGCGGTGCCGCACGTTGTGAGCGCTACGCCGGCGCAGAATGCGCTCAATATCGGTCTCGACTCGTCGATTACGATCCGCTTTGACATGGACATGGACTGGTTGGACATGAGCGATGCCAACATCACGCTAAACGGCTCGTGCAGCGGCCCGCACGAGTGGAGCAGATCATTCTACCAGCCGGACCTCACCGTGACCCTGGACCCCGTGATCGACTTCGACCACGGCGAACAGGTGACGGTCGTCGTGACCCGCAAGGTTCATTCCTCCCTCGGGATTCCGCTGGCAGATGCCTATGCGTGGACGTTCACCGCGGTCGTCGACAGCAGTGACGGTATGTTTGACCTTGATTCGACGTATGCCATTACCGGGTACGAGATTGGTTGCGTATATGCAGCCGACTTCAACGGTGATACATATCCTGACCTGGCCGTTACCCATCGTTCCTACCGCTATGCCGTAGTGGCACTGAACAACGGTGACGGCACGTACGGGCCCCCGGTGGCCTACGATGTCGGCAAAAATCCGTATTCGGTGATCGCCGCAGACTTCGACGGCGACGGAGATATCGATGTGGCCACAGCCGAGGACGGTGGCACCGGCGTCTCGGTTCTAAAAAACAACGGTGACGGCACCTTCGGCTCGCTGCAGATCTACCCCGTAGGGGCGTGGAAACTCTGTGCGGCTGACTTGGACGGCGACGGGGACCATGACATCGCAGCCGCGGGGCCGTGGGACAGCCTTTCAGTGCTGTTCAATGACGGCACCGGAGCTTTTGCATATACGCGTACGTTTCCCATAAGTCCGGCCGGCACGTATCCCTGGGCCGTCTGTTCGGCGGACCTTGATAATGACGGAGACTTTGACCTGGCGGCGTCCACCACCAATGGCTGGTTCGTTGCGCTGCTTAACGCAGGGGACGGCACGTTTTCGCAGCACGATGCGAACTGGATGGGGGATGATCCCGATCACATTATAGCTGCGGACCTTGATGGTGACGGCGATCAGGACCTGGCCACTGCCCACATGACTACAGACGGAGCGGTGGTGGTCCGTGCCAACAACGGTGACGGCACGTTCGGCGCCCTCTATACTTACCCGGTCGGTCCCAATGTGTTCTCACTTGTCGCTGGTGACTTGAACGGCGATGGTCACCTTGACCTGGCGGCCACGCCCTTTGGCGCCGCTGCCGCCTCGGTTCTTCTGAACAACGGTGACGGAACCTTTGCGGAACCATCAGCCTACACGTGCGGTGACGATGCCTGGTTTCTCTGCGCCGCGGACGTAGACAATGACGGCGCAGTGGATCTTGTCACTGTGAGCGACAGTAAATTCGCCGTCCTTATCAACCGTTGCTGCATGGGTCTGACGGGCAACGTTGACGGCAGCGAGGCCGAGGACCCGGATATCGGCGACCTTACGGCCCTGATCGACTACCTGTTCATCTCCCAGCAGGAGCCGGACTGTCCGGAAGAAGGGAACATCGACGGCGATGCGAACGGCACGGTCGACATCGGCGATCTGACGGCGCTGATCAGGTACCTGTTTATCGACGCGACTGCCATTCCGGCACCGTGTCAATAG
- a CDS encoding 4Fe-4S binding protein, translating to MAMKVTDECTACGLCLPECPTESITEGDIYEINPETCNECEDQDDGPQCVSVCPVDCIEKA from the coding sequence ATGGCCATGAAAGTAACTGATGAGTGCACCGCTTGCGGACTATGCCTGCCGGAATGTCCGACCGAGTCAATCACCGAGGGCGACATCTACGAGATCAACCCTGAGACCTGCAACGAGTGCGAGGATCAGGACGACGGACCGCAGTGTGTGTCGGTATGCCCGGTGGATTGCATCGAAAAAGCGTAA
- a CDS encoding DUF1573 domain-containing protein: protein MKKMTTLVTFALTVTLATASPPPPSGGGGVQQVDRIYDFGEIGIDFYVYHDFMLVNLSDAPVKLDSVIADCECSRVWVPDSTIMPGDTGRITLRFHSKNYYGKTSKAMQVYTDNPVSPKLEYFYLSMVGQWLMGIKPDPISVFFLPSHASRTLTISNPVLERIKLSEMEQHDDLVQIRVVQAEAGKGKSLELEVTPRDGLQKGTYESNFRVTVELGGDYEPVRMTLPVKIVRY from the coding sequence ATGAAGAAAATGACAACACTGGTCACCTTTGCCCTGACCGTTACCCTCGCCACCGCCTCTCCCCCGCCGCCTTCCGGCGGAGGCGGCGTGCAGCAGGTGGATCGGATATACGATTTCGGTGAAATCGGGATTGACTTCTACGTCTACCACGACTTTATGCTGGTCAACCTCAGCGACGCACCGGTAAAGCTCGATTCAGTCATAGCCGACTGTGAGTGCTCACGTGTCTGGGTGCCGGATTCAACCATAATGCCGGGCGATACCGGCCGGATCACCCTGCGCTTTCACTCCAAGAACTACTATGGCAAGACAAGCAAGGCCATGCAGGTGTATACCGATAACCCGGTCTCGCCGAAACTGGAGTATTTTTACCTGTCCATGGTCGGCCAGTGGCTTATGGGAATCAAGCCTGACCCGATAAGCGTGTTTTTTCTGCCCAGCCACGCCTCGAGAACGCTGACCATCTCCAATCCGGTCCTGGAGCGGATCAAACTATCGGAAATGGAGCAGCATGACGATCTCGTGCAAATCCGCGTCGTGCAGGCAGAAGCGGGCAAGGGGAAGAGCCTGGAACTGGAGGTGACCCCCAGGGACGGACTGCAAAAGGGCACTTACGAGTCGAATTTCCGCGTGACGGTCGAGCTGGGAGGCGATTACGAGCCGGTCCGGATGACTCTTCCCGTGAAGATTGTCCGGTACTGA
- a CDS encoding cysteine synthase family protein yields MRVADNVLDLIGRTPLVRLRTGIPKTGVTACVKLEFLSPTGSLKDRMAFHILRKAMDSGEIRPGDTVIDNTSGNTGSAVAMVASVLGLKSVLVTPEKTSQEKVDLIRSFGAEVIITPTEAAHDDPEGCYLMARELARKHGYFDIDQYNSQDNVESHYLTTGPEIWEDTDGKITHFVTGIGTGGTFSGTVRYLKERNPEIRAIAVDPEGSIFADYIREKKLTAGYNYMVEGIGTDVITEALHPELVDQVITVSDKDSFNRARLIARTEGISGGGSSGAVAVAMERVAADPGPNAFIVGIFGDAGIRYLSKCYNDSWMREHGYLPAPEDAAKL; encoded by the coding sequence ATGCGGGTTGCAGACAACGTCCTTGATCTCATCGGCCGAACGCCGCTGGTGCGGCTTCGCACCGGCATTCCGAAAACCGGAGTTACGGCCTGTGTCAAGCTGGAGTTCCTCAGTCCGACGGGGTCGCTCAAAGACCGGATGGCCTTTCACATCCTTCGCAAGGCCATGGACAGCGGCGAGATCAGACCCGGAGACACGGTCATTGACAACACCTCGGGCAACACCGGCTCCGCGGTCGCCATGGTGGCCTCGGTGCTCGGTCTAAAGTCGGTGCTCGTGACGCCGGAGAAGACCAGCCAGGAGAAGGTTGACCTTATCAGGTCTTTCGGCGCCGAGGTAATCATCACCCCCACCGAGGCGGCGCACGATGATCCCGAGGGCTGTTACCTGATGGCCCGGGAGCTGGCCCGCAAGCACGGCTACTTCGATATCGACCAGTACAACAGCCAGGACAACGTTGAATCCCACTACCTTACCACCGGCCCGGAGATATGGGAAGACACCGACGGCAAGATTACGCACTTCGTCACAGGAATCGGCACCGGCGGAACCTTTTCCGGGACGGTCCGGTATCTCAAGGAGCGCAATCCGGAGATCAGGGCGATTGCGGTCGATCCCGAGGGCTCGATTTTTGCGGATTATATTCGAGAAAAGAAGCTGACGGCCGGGTACAACTACATGGTCGAAGGGATCGGCACGGACGTCATCACGGAGGCGCTGCACCCCGAACTGGTCGACCAGGTAATTACCGTATCGGACAAGGATTCCTTCAACCGGGCGCGCCTGATTGCCCGGACGGAGGGGATCTCCGGCGGCGGCTCCTCGGGAGCCGTGGCGGTGGCCATGGAGAGGGTGGCGGCCGATCCGGGACCGAATGCATTCATCGTCGGCATCTTCGGTGATGCCGGCATACGGTATTTGAGTAAGTGCTACAATGACAGTTGGATGCGGGAACACGGCTACCTGCCCGCGCCGGAGGATGCTGCCAAACTATGA
- a CDS encoding SPOR domain-containing protein, translated as MSYTKIPVLMVLMVLLGLLIVGCSDKKEEAERLEQEMREVEAGADTAALPAVDTSAETAPADAYAVPKEQAPEPMMPQRPLGSGFTVQVASCEDEDYARYLVGVYGQRGYEPYVVEQTIEGQVYYRVRIGLFATSAEARALKEELKDRFSVEAWVDQD; from the coding sequence ATGAGCTACACGAAAATACCGGTGCTGATGGTGCTGATGGTGCTGCTGGGCCTGCTGATAGTCGGCTGTTCCGACAAGAAGGAGGAGGCTGAGCGGCTTGAACAGGAGATGCGTGAGGTGGAGGCGGGCGCCGATACGGCCGCCCTGCCGGCAGTTGACACCTCGGCCGAGACGGCGCCGGCCGATGCCTATGCCGTGCCCAAAGAGCAAGCGCCGGAGCCGATGATGCCCCAACGCCCGCTCGGAAGCGGCTTCACCGTTCAGGTGGCCAGTTGCGAGGATGAGGACTACGCTCGATACCTGGTCGGCGTGTACGGCCAGCGGGGGTACGAGCCTTACGTCGTCGAGCAGACGATAGAGGGTCAGGTCTACTACCGGGTGAGAATCGGCCTGTTCGCTACCTCGGCGGAAGCGCGGGCTTTGAAGGAAGAGTTGAAGGACAGATTCTCGGTCGAGGCGTGGGTGGACCAGGACTGA